A stretch of Megalobrama amblycephala isolate DHTTF-2021 linkage group LG14, ASM1881202v1, whole genome shotgun sequence DNA encodes these proteins:
- the LOC125246016 gene encoding neoverrucotoxin subunit beta-like, with amino-acid sequence MASKPIEMAALGRPLYPGMLYDCRSDTFISGVTLWDKKSLSENLDIHPQPMTETNFSSSDSLSSKSSLLNVSASLKASFLGGMVEVGGSGKFLSNTKSSNQQSRVTMYYKETTRSDQLAMSKLGQVTYPQVFDQKTATHVVTGVLYGAQAVMVFDRTFSEEENKQEIEGELNIMVKKIPTFSIEGKGAGEKKDCDKKMAESISCTFHGDVRLDQNPTTYMEALEVYKTLPSILKENPQNAVPIKVSLYPLSLLDSKAAQLVRGITTHLVSNTEDIIEGLLEAERTCNDLSRKPLVNVFRDVKKRLSSFQGSLKNYKMMFLEEVAKVLPAIRGGETEEKSLEDILKIHYNSPFIADMLNQWLAQTKSELNLLSSQIKKLEGIKTEDSNRLKILLSDPDIDAVVCLTFTSLKYEDQYLSTLKKFVDSEEFKKLEVGRKMCSSTLASEKWFNDPDVILKIRENLSLFRSFSEANKDEKRYRFIISAISDPSSPGSSIYLYEKGKLTDTQFQPVSKPPPPEVKEVLERSVSLKLQKSPTGETVQYRVEYQQVKEEQWLVKNTSDEDFTLTGLKFGQKYLIRYRIVGKVGVSEASDTIGPIPPSETDPKTRNDFLQYSLRITLDLNTVSERLRLSERNTVITYTDTDQSYPDHPDRFDVHAQVLCRESVSGRCYWEIEWSGDGVDVAVSYKSISRKGGGDECVFGSNDQSWSLFCSS; translated from the exons ATGGCATCAAAACCCATTGAAATGGCAGCTCTGGGAAGACCTCTGTATCCTGGTATGCTGTATGACTGCCGCAGTGATACCTTCATTTCAG GTGTTACTCTGTGGGATAAGAAGTCACTGAGTGAAAATTTAGATATTCATCCACAGCCCATGACAGAAACGAATTTCAGTAGCTCTGACTCTCTCTCTAGTAAGTCCAGTCTCTTGAATGTAAGCGCTTCCCTGAAGGCCAGCTTCTTGGGAGGGATGGTGGAGGTGGGAGGATCTGGCAAGTTTCTGAGTAACACCAAATCCTCAAACCAACAGTCCAGAGTTACAATGTATTACAAAGAAACCACCAGATCTGACCAGCTCGCCATGTCCAAGCTGGGCCAGGTCACCTACCCTCAGGTGTTTGACCAGAAAACTGCGACTCATGTGGTCACGGGTGTCCTGTATGGAGCTCAGGCCGTTATGGTGTTTGATCGGACATTTTCAGAAGAAGAAAACAAGCAGGAGATTGAGGGAGAACTGAATATCATGGTCAAGAAGATCCCTACATTTTCTATTGAGGGAAAAGGAGCTGGGGAAAAGAAAGATTGTGATAAGAAAATGGCTGAGAGCATCTCCTGCACATTTCATGGTGATGTCCGTCTTGATCAGAACCCCACCACTTACATGGAGGCCCTGGAGGTGTACAAGACACTCCCGTCTATCCTCAAGGAGAATCCACAGAATGCAGTTCCAATAAAAGTCTCTCTCTATCCTCTTTCTCTTCTGGATTCAAAAGCAGCTCAGTTGGTGAGAGGAATCACCACACATCTGGTTTCCAACACTGAAGATATAATAGAGGGGCTGTTAGAGGCAGAGAGGACATGCAACGATCTCTCCagaaaaccactggtaaatgttTTCAGAGACGTCAAAAAGAGGCTCAGTTCATTTCAGGGCTCtcttaaaaattacaaaatgatGTTCCTGGAAGAAGTGGCCAAGGTCTTGCCTGCTATACGAGGAGGAGAGACGGAGGAGAAGTCACTGGAAGACATCCTGAAGATCCACTACAACTCTCCTTTTATAGCTGACATGCTTAACCAGTGGTTAGCTCAGACAAAATCTGAACTTAACCTCTTGAGTTCACAAATCAAGAAGCTGGAGGGAATCAAAACTGAAGACTCAAACCGTCTCAAGATCCTCCTCTCTGATCCAGATATTGATGCTGTGGTGTGCTTGACCTTCACATCTCTGAAGTATGAAGACCAGTATCTTTCAACCCTGAAGAAGTTTGTGGATTCTGAAGAGTTCAAGAAGCTAGAAGTGGGAAGGAAAATGTGTTCTAGCACGTTAGCATCAGAAAAGTGGTTTAACGATCCTGATGTCATCTTAAAGATAAGAGAGAACTTATCTCTTTTCAGAAGTTTTTCTGAGGCTAACAAAGATGAAAAGAGATACAGATTCATTATTTCTGCCATCTCTGATCCATCCAGTCCAGGCTCCTCCATCTATCTGTATGAAAAAGGGAAACTGACAGACACACAGTTCCAGCCCGTGTCGAAGCCTCCCCCACCAGAAGTGAAGGAGGTTCTGGAGCGCAGTGTGTCCCTGAAACTGCAGAAGTCCCCGACTGGAGAAACTGTGCAGTACAGAGTGGAGTACCAGCAGGTGAAAGAGGAACAGTGGCTTGTCAAAAACACATCTGATGAAGACTTTACTCTGACTGGATTGAAGTTTGGACAGAAGTACCTGATCCGCTACAGGATTGTGGGTAAAGTGGGAGTGAGTGAAGCCAGTGACACTATCGGCCCCATACCGCCTTCAG AAACTGATCCCAAGACCAGGAAtgacttcctacaat attcccttcggatcactctggatctgaacacagtgagtGAACGCCTccgtctgtctgagaggaacacaGTGATTACTTACACTGACACAGATcagtcgtatcctgatcatccagacagatttgatgtgcatgctcaggtgttgtgtagagagagtgtgagtggacgctgttactgggagattgagtggagtggagaTGGTGTGGATGTagcagtgtcatataagagcatcagcaggaagggagggggtgatgagtgtgtgtttggatctaatgatcagtcctggagtttgttcTGCTCTTCCTGA